Proteins encoded by one window of Portunus trituberculatus isolate SZX2019 chromosome 27, ASM1759143v1, whole genome shotgun sequence:
- the LOC123509895 gene encoding ectonucleoside triphosphate diphosphohydrolase 5-like isoform X6, producing MSSFRLIRFLFYGITVCLAFLLILVTLNNTWPLKSAGHTTNSLDHVSVALGVQERTHAVVLDAGSTGSRVLAFTFFKSRSGGGDGRNVVAKGPLSFIANNSSYDNSLKLDDELWHEVKPGLSSFADDPVKGAESLLPLLKLAKERIPEQYWSSTPLVLKATAGLRLLPDEKAEALLLEVKKVLSNSGFHTTENSVGIMDGRDEGIFSWFTVNYLLDRITGTPKDTLVALDLGGGSTQITFVPMEDDTVRGTPADYLTTISLLHKNLNLYTHSYLGLGLMAARKAILVQHRGEDGIIHSPCVNPIVDHQWTYGGETYTIRGPEVPKYQEVRGQAGRLSENRPVADYKECVKTCMAIIKEQVHAPKELKAREVIAFSYFFDRATERGLIDPFKGGVLTMQELLNAATQTCSIPNVEQPLACLDLTFITTLLTSGYGLQGTNTLKLYKRIDNHEVSWALGLAFHVINNGI from the exons ATGAGCTCCTTCAGGCTGATACGTTTCCTCTTTTATGGCATCACTGTGtgtcttgctttccttctcatcttgg TGACCCTCAACAACACCTGGCCACTCAAGAGTGCTGGGCACACCACCAACTCCCTGGACCATGTCTCAGTGGCCCTTGGAGTGCAGGAAAGAACCCACGCTGTTGTCCTCGATGCTGGATCTACTGGATCTCGGGTGTTGGCCTTCACGTTCTTCAAGAGTCGCTCAG GTGGAGGGGATGGCAGAAATGTGGTGGCCAAGGGACCACTTAGCTTCATCGCAAATAACTCTTCTTATG ATAACTCCCTCAAGCTTGACGATGAACTCTGGCATGAGGTGAAGCCAGGGTTGTCTAGTTTTGCTGATGATCCTGTCAAG GGTGCTGagtccctccttcctctgctgAAGCTGGCTAAGGAGCGCATCCCAGAGCAGTACTGGAGCTCCACCCCACTGGTCCTGAAGGCCACTGCTGGGCTGCGGCTACTGCCTGATGAGAAGGCTGAGGCTCTTCTATTGGAG GTGAAGAAGGTGCTGTCCAATTCCGGTTTCCACACCACCGAGAACTCCGTTGGGATCATGGATGGCCGAGATGAGGGAATTTTCTCTTGGTTCACAGTGAATTATTTATTGG ACCGTATCACTGGGACACCCAAGGACACATTAGTGGCCTTGGACTTGGGTGGAGGTTCAACTCAGATCACCTTTGTGCCTATGGAGGATGACACTGTAAGAGGCACCCCAGCAGACTACCTTACAACCATCTCCCTTCTGCACAAGAATCTCAACCTTTATACTCACAG ttaccTGGGTCTGGGTCTGATGGCGGCACGCAAAGCCATCCTGGTACAGCACCGTGGTGAAGATGGCATCATACACTCACCTTGCGTCAACCCCATTGTGGACCATCAGTGGACCTATGGAGGGGAGACCTACACTATCAG AGGTCCTGAGGTGCCCAAGTACCAGGAGGTGCGAGGACAAGCAGGGCGGCTGAGTGAGAACCGTCCTGTTGCTGATTACAAGGAGTGTGTCAAGACCTGCATGGCCATCATCAAAGAACAG GTCCATGCACCCAAGGAACTCAAGGCAAGAGAAGTCATTGCCTTCAGTTACTTCTTCGATCGGGCAACAGAGAGAGGATTAATAG ATCCCTTCAAAGGAGGAGTTTTGACAATGCAGGAGTTGTTGAATGCAGCTACACAGA CCTGCAGCATCCCCAATGTGGAGCAGCCTCTTGCCTGCCTGGAcctcaccttcatcaccacttTGCTAACATCAGGTTATGGCCTCCAGGGAACCAACACTCTCAAG ctGTACAAGAGGATAGATAACCATGAAGTCAGCTGGGCCCTGGGTCTGGCCTTCCATGTGATAAATAATGGTATATAA
- the LOC123509895 gene encoding ectonucleoside triphosphate diphosphohydrolase 5-like isoform X3, producing MKQVYPRLYITGGDPLLHKKAAPPGGTMSSFRLIRFLFYGITVCLAFLLILVTLNNTWPLKSAGHTTNSLDHVSVALGVQERTHAVVLDAGSTGSRVLAFTFFKSRSGGGDGRNVVAKGPLSFIANNSSYDNSLKLDDELWHEVKPGLSSFADDPVKGAESLLPLLKLAKERIPEQYWSSTPLVLKATAGLRLLPDEKAEALLLEVKKVLSNSGFHTTENSVGIMDGRDEGIFSWFTVNYLLDRITGTPKDTLVALDLGGGSTQITFVPMEDDTVRGTPADYLTTISLLHKNLNLYTHSYLGLGLMAARKAILVQHRGEDGIIHSPCVNPIVDHQWTYGGETYTIRGPEVPKYQEVRGQAGRLSENRPVADYKECVKTCMAIIKEQVHAPKELKAREVIAFSYFFDRATERGLIDPFKGGVLTMQELLNAATQTCSIPNVEQPLACLDLTFITTLLTSGYGLQGTNTLKLYKRIDNHEVSWALGLAFHVINNGI from the exons ATGAAGCAAGTATATCCACGCCTTTATATA ACTGGAGGTGACCCTCTGCTCCACAAGAAGGCTGCTCCTCCTGGAGGCACCATGAGCTCCTTCAGGCTGATACGTTTCCTCTTTTATGGCATCACTGTGtgtcttgctttccttctcatcttgg TGACCCTCAACAACACCTGGCCACTCAAGAGTGCTGGGCACACCACCAACTCCCTGGACCATGTCTCAGTGGCCCTTGGAGTGCAGGAAAGAACCCACGCTGTTGTCCTCGATGCTGGATCTACTGGATCTCGGGTGTTGGCCTTCACGTTCTTCAAGAGTCGCTCAG GTGGAGGGGATGGCAGAAATGTGGTGGCCAAGGGACCACTTAGCTTCATCGCAAATAACTCTTCTTATG ATAACTCCCTCAAGCTTGACGATGAACTCTGGCATGAGGTGAAGCCAGGGTTGTCTAGTTTTGCTGATGATCCTGTCAAG GGTGCTGagtccctccttcctctgctgAAGCTGGCTAAGGAGCGCATCCCAGAGCAGTACTGGAGCTCCACCCCACTGGTCCTGAAGGCCACTGCTGGGCTGCGGCTACTGCCTGATGAGAAGGCTGAGGCTCTTCTATTGGAG GTGAAGAAGGTGCTGTCCAATTCCGGTTTCCACACCACCGAGAACTCCGTTGGGATCATGGATGGCCGAGATGAGGGAATTTTCTCTTGGTTCACAGTGAATTATTTATTGG ACCGTATCACTGGGACACCCAAGGACACATTAGTGGCCTTGGACTTGGGTGGAGGTTCAACTCAGATCACCTTTGTGCCTATGGAGGATGACACTGTAAGAGGCACCCCAGCAGACTACCTTACAACCATCTCCCTTCTGCACAAGAATCTCAACCTTTATACTCACAG ttaccTGGGTCTGGGTCTGATGGCGGCACGCAAAGCCATCCTGGTACAGCACCGTGGTGAAGATGGCATCATACACTCACCTTGCGTCAACCCCATTGTGGACCATCAGTGGACCTATGGAGGGGAGACCTACACTATCAG AGGTCCTGAGGTGCCCAAGTACCAGGAGGTGCGAGGACAAGCAGGGCGGCTGAGTGAGAACCGTCCTGTTGCTGATTACAAGGAGTGTGTCAAGACCTGCATGGCCATCATCAAAGAACAG GTCCATGCACCCAAGGAACTCAAGGCAAGAGAAGTCATTGCCTTCAGTTACTTCTTCGATCGGGCAACAGAGAGAGGATTAATAG ATCCCTTCAAAGGAGGAGTTTTGACAATGCAGGAGTTGTTGAATGCAGCTACACAGA CCTGCAGCATCCCCAATGTGGAGCAGCCTCTTGCCTGCCTGGAcctcaccttcatcaccacttTGCTAACATCAGGTTATGGCCTCCAGGGAACCAACACTCTCAAG ctGTACAAGAGGATAGATAACCATGAAGTCAGCTGGGCCCTGGGTCTGGCCTTCCATGTGATAAATAATGGTATATAA
- the LOC123509895 gene encoding ectonucleoside triphosphate diphosphohydrolase 5-like isoform X4, producing the protein MEGVRQRKTGGDPLLHKKAAPPGGTMSSFRLIRFLFYGITVCLAFLLILVTLNNTWPLKSAGHTTNSLDHVSVALGVQERTHAVVLDAGSTGSRVLAFTFFKSRSGGGDGRNVVAKGPLSFIANNSSYDNSLKLDDELWHEVKPGLSSFADDPVKGAESLLPLLKLAKERIPEQYWSSTPLVLKATAGLRLLPDEKAEALLLEVKKVLSNSGFHTTENSVGIMDGRDEGIFSWFTVNYLLDRITGTPKDTLVALDLGGGSTQITFVPMEDDTVRGTPADYLTTISLLHKNLNLYTHSYLGLGLMAARKAILVQHRGEDGIIHSPCVNPIVDHQWTYGGETYTIRGPEVPKYQEVRGQAGRLSENRPVADYKECVKTCMAIIKEQVHAPKELKAREVIAFSYFFDRATERGLIDPFKGGVLTMQELLNAATQTCSIPNVEQPLACLDLTFITTLLTSGYGLQGTNTLKLYKRIDNHEVSWALGLAFHVINNGI; encoded by the exons ATGGAGGGAGTAAGGCAGAGAAAG ACTGGAGGTGACCCTCTGCTCCACAAGAAGGCTGCTCCTCCTGGAGGCACCATGAGCTCCTTCAGGCTGATACGTTTCCTCTTTTATGGCATCACTGTGtgtcttgctttccttctcatcttgg TGACCCTCAACAACACCTGGCCACTCAAGAGTGCTGGGCACACCACCAACTCCCTGGACCATGTCTCAGTGGCCCTTGGAGTGCAGGAAAGAACCCACGCTGTTGTCCTCGATGCTGGATCTACTGGATCTCGGGTGTTGGCCTTCACGTTCTTCAAGAGTCGCTCAG GTGGAGGGGATGGCAGAAATGTGGTGGCCAAGGGACCACTTAGCTTCATCGCAAATAACTCTTCTTATG ATAACTCCCTCAAGCTTGACGATGAACTCTGGCATGAGGTGAAGCCAGGGTTGTCTAGTTTTGCTGATGATCCTGTCAAG GGTGCTGagtccctccttcctctgctgAAGCTGGCTAAGGAGCGCATCCCAGAGCAGTACTGGAGCTCCACCCCACTGGTCCTGAAGGCCACTGCTGGGCTGCGGCTACTGCCTGATGAGAAGGCTGAGGCTCTTCTATTGGAG GTGAAGAAGGTGCTGTCCAATTCCGGTTTCCACACCACCGAGAACTCCGTTGGGATCATGGATGGCCGAGATGAGGGAATTTTCTCTTGGTTCACAGTGAATTATTTATTGG ACCGTATCACTGGGACACCCAAGGACACATTAGTGGCCTTGGACTTGGGTGGAGGTTCAACTCAGATCACCTTTGTGCCTATGGAGGATGACACTGTAAGAGGCACCCCAGCAGACTACCTTACAACCATCTCCCTTCTGCACAAGAATCTCAACCTTTATACTCACAG ttaccTGGGTCTGGGTCTGATGGCGGCACGCAAAGCCATCCTGGTACAGCACCGTGGTGAAGATGGCATCATACACTCACCTTGCGTCAACCCCATTGTGGACCATCAGTGGACCTATGGAGGGGAGACCTACACTATCAG AGGTCCTGAGGTGCCCAAGTACCAGGAGGTGCGAGGACAAGCAGGGCGGCTGAGTGAGAACCGTCCTGTTGCTGATTACAAGGAGTGTGTCAAGACCTGCATGGCCATCATCAAAGAACAG GTCCATGCACCCAAGGAACTCAAGGCAAGAGAAGTCATTGCCTTCAGTTACTTCTTCGATCGGGCAACAGAGAGAGGATTAATAG ATCCCTTCAAAGGAGGAGTTTTGACAATGCAGGAGTTGTTGAATGCAGCTACACAGA CCTGCAGCATCCCCAATGTGGAGCAGCCTCTTGCCTGCCTGGAcctcaccttcatcaccacttTGCTAACATCAGGTTATGGCCTCCAGGGAACCAACACTCTCAAG ctGTACAAGAGGATAGATAACCATGAAGTCAGCTGGGCCCTGGGTCTGGCCTTCCATGTGATAAATAATGGTATATAA
- the LOC123509896 gene encoding polyadenylate-binding protein-interacting protein 2-like isoform X3 produces MHLPSDNKEGIQSIGSNSTSGRMNSNPEPDFSEFMWMAEEDLEAFDREVLCEVSQVMMEDPSNLRDDEEEFLCRMLAEEEERDTVYYHQYYQDKIRNNTTTDLASSMEKMGVRDDVAAKSNLNPYAAEFVPGQSVSQPAKTAVLVQGSTNGKATSP; encoded by the exons ATGCACCTACCCAGCGACAACAAGGAGGGCATCCAGTCCATCGGCAGCAATAGCACCAGTGGCAGGATGAACTCCAATCCAGAGCCTGATTTCTCTGAGTTCATGTGGATGGCTGAGGAAGACCTGGAGGCATTTGACAGAGAG GTACTATGTGAAGTGTCTCAAGTGATGATGGAGGACCCCAGTAACCTCAGAGATGACGAAGAGGAGTTCTTGTGCCGTATGTtagctgaggaagaagaaagggacacTGTTTACTATCACCAGTATTATCAGGACAA gaTAAGAAACAATACAACAACAGACCTGGCATCAAGCATGGAGAAAATGGGTGTGAGAGATGATGTAGCAGCCAAG AGTAATCTGAACCCTTATGCTGCTGAGTTTGTTCCGGGACAAAGTGTTTCTCAACCAGCAAAAACTGCCGTTCTGGTGCAGGGAAGCACTAACGGAAAAGCCACCTCACCCTGA
- the LOC123509895 gene encoding ectonucleoside triphosphate diphosphohydrolase 5-like isoform X2, whose amino-acid sequence MPDKHHANGVRARNIVSKRHVSMPLKGHMGEDLHIDVEMTGGDPLLHKKAAPPGGTMSSFRLIRFLFYGITVCLAFLLILVTLNNTWPLKSAGHTTNSLDHVSVALGVQERTHAVVLDAGSTGSRVLAFTFFKSRSDNSLKLDDELWHEVKPGLSSFADDPVKGAESLLPLLKLAKERIPEQYWSSTPLVLKATAGLRLLPDEKAEALLLEVKKVLSNSGFHTTENSVGIMDGRDEGIFSWFTVNYLLDRITGTPKDTLVALDLGGGSTQITFVPMEDDTVRGTPADYLTTISLLHKNLNLYTHSYLGLGLMAARKAILVQHRGEDGIIHSPCVNPIVDHQWTYGGETYTIRGPEVPKYQEVRGQAGRLSENRPVADYKECVKTCMAIIKEQVHAPKELKAREVIAFSYFFDRATERGLIDPFKGGVLTMQELLNAATQTCSIPNVEQPLACLDLTFITTLLTSGYGLQGTNTLKLYKRIDNHEVSWALGLAFHVINNGI is encoded by the exons ATGCCTGACAAGCACCATGCCAATGGTGTGCGGGCACGGAACATCGTCTCCAAACGCCATGTCTCCATGCCTCTGAAGGGACATATGGGTGAAGATCTCCACATCGATgtggaaatg ACTGGAGGTGACCCTCTGCTCCACAAGAAGGCTGCTCCTCCTGGAGGCACCATGAGCTCCTTCAGGCTGATACGTTTCCTCTTTTATGGCATCACTGTGtgtcttgctttccttctcatcttgg TGACCCTCAACAACACCTGGCCACTCAAGAGTGCTGGGCACACCACCAACTCCCTGGACCATGTCTCAGTGGCCCTTGGAGTGCAGGAAAGAACCCACGCTGTTGTCCTCGATGCTGGATCTACTGGATCTCGGGTGTTGGCCTTCACGTTCTTCAAGAGTCGCTCAG ATAACTCCCTCAAGCTTGACGATGAACTCTGGCATGAGGTGAAGCCAGGGTTGTCTAGTTTTGCTGATGATCCTGTCAAG GGTGCTGagtccctccttcctctgctgAAGCTGGCTAAGGAGCGCATCCCAGAGCAGTACTGGAGCTCCACCCCACTGGTCCTGAAGGCCACTGCTGGGCTGCGGCTACTGCCTGATGAGAAGGCTGAGGCTCTTCTATTGGAG GTGAAGAAGGTGCTGTCCAATTCCGGTTTCCACACCACCGAGAACTCCGTTGGGATCATGGATGGCCGAGATGAGGGAATTTTCTCTTGGTTCACAGTGAATTATTTATTGG ACCGTATCACTGGGACACCCAAGGACACATTAGTGGCCTTGGACTTGGGTGGAGGTTCAACTCAGATCACCTTTGTGCCTATGGAGGATGACACTGTAAGAGGCACCCCAGCAGACTACCTTACAACCATCTCCCTTCTGCACAAGAATCTCAACCTTTATACTCACAG ttaccTGGGTCTGGGTCTGATGGCGGCACGCAAAGCCATCCTGGTACAGCACCGTGGTGAAGATGGCATCATACACTCACCTTGCGTCAACCCCATTGTGGACCATCAGTGGACCTATGGAGGGGAGACCTACACTATCAG AGGTCCTGAGGTGCCCAAGTACCAGGAGGTGCGAGGACAAGCAGGGCGGCTGAGTGAGAACCGTCCTGTTGCTGATTACAAGGAGTGTGTCAAGACCTGCATGGCCATCATCAAAGAACAG GTCCATGCACCCAAGGAACTCAAGGCAAGAGAAGTCATTGCCTTCAGTTACTTCTTCGATCGGGCAACAGAGAGAGGATTAATAG ATCCCTTCAAAGGAGGAGTTTTGACAATGCAGGAGTTGTTGAATGCAGCTACACAGA CCTGCAGCATCCCCAATGTGGAGCAGCCTCTTGCCTGCCTGGAcctcaccttcatcaccacttTGCTAACATCAGGTTATGGCCTCCAGGGAACCAACACTCTCAAG ctGTACAAGAGGATAGATAACCATGAAGTCAGCTGGGCCCTGGGTCTGGCCTTCCATGTGATAAATAATGGTATATAA
- the LOC123509895 gene encoding ectonucleoside triphosphate diphosphohydrolase 5-like isoform X5, with amino-acid sequence MEGVRQRKTGGDPLLHKKAAPPGGTMSSFRLIRFLFYGITVCLAFLLILVTLNNTWPLKSAGHTTNSLDHVSVALGVQERTHAVVLDAGSTGSRVLAFTFFKSRSDNSLKLDDELWHEVKPGLSSFADDPVKGAESLLPLLKLAKERIPEQYWSSTPLVLKATAGLRLLPDEKAEALLLEVKKVLSNSGFHTTENSVGIMDGRDEGIFSWFTVNYLLDRITGTPKDTLVALDLGGGSTQITFVPMEDDTVRGTPADYLTTISLLHKNLNLYTHSYLGLGLMAARKAILVQHRGEDGIIHSPCVNPIVDHQWTYGGETYTIRGPEVPKYQEVRGQAGRLSENRPVADYKECVKTCMAIIKEQVHAPKELKAREVIAFSYFFDRATERGLIDPFKGGVLTMQELLNAATQTCSIPNVEQPLACLDLTFITTLLTSGYGLQGTNTLKLYKRIDNHEVSWALGLAFHVINNGI; translated from the exons ATGGAGGGAGTAAGGCAGAGAAAG ACTGGAGGTGACCCTCTGCTCCACAAGAAGGCTGCTCCTCCTGGAGGCACCATGAGCTCCTTCAGGCTGATACGTTTCCTCTTTTATGGCATCACTGTGtgtcttgctttccttctcatcttgg TGACCCTCAACAACACCTGGCCACTCAAGAGTGCTGGGCACACCACCAACTCCCTGGACCATGTCTCAGTGGCCCTTGGAGTGCAGGAAAGAACCCACGCTGTTGTCCTCGATGCTGGATCTACTGGATCTCGGGTGTTGGCCTTCACGTTCTTCAAGAGTCGCTCAG ATAACTCCCTCAAGCTTGACGATGAACTCTGGCATGAGGTGAAGCCAGGGTTGTCTAGTTTTGCTGATGATCCTGTCAAG GGTGCTGagtccctccttcctctgctgAAGCTGGCTAAGGAGCGCATCCCAGAGCAGTACTGGAGCTCCACCCCACTGGTCCTGAAGGCCACTGCTGGGCTGCGGCTACTGCCTGATGAGAAGGCTGAGGCTCTTCTATTGGAG GTGAAGAAGGTGCTGTCCAATTCCGGTTTCCACACCACCGAGAACTCCGTTGGGATCATGGATGGCCGAGATGAGGGAATTTTCTCTTGGTTCACAGTGAATTATTTATTGG ACCGTATCACTGGGACACCCAAGGACACATTAGTGGCCTTGGACTTGGGTGGAGGTTCAACTCAGATCACCTTTGTGCCTATGGAGGATGACACTGTAAGAGGCACCCCAGCAGACTACCTTACAACCATCTCCCTTCTGCACAAGAATCTCAACCTTTATACTCACAG ttaccTGGGTCTGGGTCTGATGGCGGCACGCAAAGCCATCCTGGTACAGCACCGTGGTGAAGATGGCATCATACACTCACCTTGCGTCAACCCCATTGTGGACCATCAGTGGACCTATGGAGGGGAGACCTACACTATCAG AGGTCCTGAGGTGCCCAAGTACCAGGAGGTGCGAGGACAAGCAGGGCGGCTGAGTGAGAACCGTCCTGTTGCTGATTACAAGGAGTGTGTCAAGACCTGCATGGCCATCATCAAAGAACAG GTCCATGCACCCAAGGAACTCAAGGCAAGAGAAGTCATTGCCTTCAGTTACTTCTTCGATCGGGCAACAGAGAGAGGATTAATAG ATCCCTTCAAAGGAGGAGTTTTGACAATGCAGGAGTTGTTGAATGCAGCTACACAGA CCTGCAGCATCCCCAATGTGGAGCAGCCTCTTGCCTGCCTGGAcctcaccttcatcaccacttTGCTAACATCAGGTTATGGCCTCCAGGGAACCAACACTCTCAAG ctGTACAAGAGGATAGATAACCATGAAGTCAGCTGGGCCCTGGGTCTGGCCTTCCATGTGATAAATAATGGTATATAA
- the LOC123509896 gene encoding polyadenylate-binding protein-interacting protein 2-like isoform X2 has protein sequence MVVPSMHLPSDNKEGIQSIGSNSTSGRMNSNPEPDFSEFMWMAEEDLEAFDREVLCEVSQVMMEDPSNLRDDEEEFLCRMLAEEEERDTVYYHQYYQDKIRNNTTTDLASSMEKMGVRDDVAAKSNLNPYAAEFVPGQSVSQPAKTAVLVQGSTNGKATSP, from the exons ATG GTGGTTCCTTCCATGCACCTACCCAGCGACAACAAGGAGGGCATCCAGTCCATCGGCAGCAATAGCACCAGTGGCAGGATGAACTCCAATCCAGAGCCTGATTTCTCTGAGTTCATGTGGATGGCTGAGGAAGACCTGGAGGCATTTGACAGAGAG GTACTATGTGAAGTGTCTCAAGTGATGATGGAGGACCCCAGTAACCTCAGAGATGACGAAGAGGAGTTCTTGTGCCGTATGTtagctgaggaagaagaaagggacacTGTTTACTATCACCAGTATTATCAGGACAA gaTAAGAAACAATACAACAACAGACCTGGCATCAAGCATGGAGAAAATGGGTGTGAGAGATGATGTAGCAGCCAAG AGTAATCTGAACCCTTATGCTGCTGAGTTTGTTCCGGGACAAAGTGTTTCTCAACCAGCAAAAACTGCCGTTCTGGTGCAGGGAAGCACTAACGGAAAAGCCACCTCACCCTGA
- the LOC123509896 gene encoding polyadenylate-binding protein-interacting protein 2-like isoform X1, translated as MARAHTLQPTVVPSMHLPSDNKEGIQSIGSNSTSGRMNSNPEPDFSEFMWMAEEDLEAFDREVLCEVSQVMMEDPSNLRDDEEEFLCRMLAEEEERDTVYYHQYYQDKIRNNTTTDLASSMEKMGVRDDVAAKSNLNPYAAEFVPGQSVSQPAKTAVLVQGSTNGKATSP; from the exons ATGGCGCGAGCACACACGCTGCAGCCAACC GTGGTTCCTTCCATGCACCTACCCAGCGACAACAAGGAGGGCATCCAGTCCATCGGCAGCAATAGCACCAGTGGCAGGATGAACTCCAATCCAGAGCCTGATTTCTCTGAGTTCATGTGGATGGCTGAGGAAGACCTGGAGGCATTTGACAGAGAG GTACTATGTGAAGTGTCTCAAGTGATGATGGAGGACCCCAGTAACCTCAGAGATGACGAAGAGGAGTTCTTGTGCCGTATGTtagctgaggaagaagaaagggacacTGTTTACTATCACCAGTATTATCAGGACAA gaTAAGAAACAATACAACAACAGACCTGGCATCAAGCATGGAGAAAATGGGTGTGAGAGATGATGTAGCAGCCAAG AGTAATCTGAACCCTTATGCTGCTGAGTTTGTTCCGGGACAAAGTGTTTCTCAACCAGCAAAAACTGCCGTTCTGGTGCAGGGAAGCACTAACGGAAAAGCCACCTCACCCTGA
- the LOC123509895 gene encoding ectonucleoside triphosphate diphosphohydrolase 5-like isoform X1 produces MPDKHHANGVRARNIVSKRHVSMPLKGHMGEDLHIDVEMTGGDPLLHKKAAPPGGTMSSFRLIRFLFYGITVCLAFLLILVTLNNTWPLKSAGHTTNSLDHVSVALGVQERTHAVVLDAGSTGSRVLAFTFFKSRSGGGDGRNVVAKGPLSFIANNSSYDNSLKLDDELWHEVKPGLSSFADDPVKGAESLLPLLKLAKERIPEQYWSSTPLVLKATAGLRLLPDEKAEALLLEVKKVLSNSGFHTTENSVGIMDGRDEGIFSWFTVNYLLDRITGTPKDTLVALDLGGGSTQITFVPMEDDTVRGTPADYLTTISLLHKNLNLYTHSYLGLGLMAARKAILVQHRGEDGIIHSPCVNPIVDHQWTYGGETYTIRGPEVPKYQEVRGQAGRLSENRPVADYKECVKTCMAIIKEQVHAPKELKAREVIAFSYFFDRATERGLIDPFKGGVLTMQELLNAATQTCSIPNVEQPLACLDLTFITTLLTSGYGLQGTNTLKLYKRIDNHEVSWALGLAFHVINNGI; encoded by the exons ATGCCTGACAAGCACCATGCCAATGGTGTGCGGGCACGGAACATCGTCTCCAAACGCCATGTCTCCATGCCTCTGAAGGGACATATGGGTGAAGATCTCCACATCGATgtggaaatg ACTGGAGGTGACCCTCTGCTCCACAAGAAGGCTGCTCCTCCTGGAGGCACCATGAGCTCCTTCAGGCTGATACGTTTCCTCTTTTATGGCATCACTGTGtgtcttgctttccttctcatcttgg TGACCCTCAACAACACCTGGCCACTCAAGAGTGCTGGGCACACCACCAACTCCCTGGACCATGTCTCAGTGGCCCTTGGAGTGCAGGAAAGAACCCACGCTGTTGTCCTCGATGCTGGATCTACTGGATCTCGGGTGTTGGCCTTCACGTTCTTCAAGAGTCGCTCAG GTGGAGGGGATGGCAGAAATGTGGTGGCCAAGGGACCACTTAGCTTCATCGCAAATAACTCTTCTTATG ATAACTCCCTCAAGCTTGACGATGAACTCTGGCATGAGGTGAAGCCAGGGTTGTCTAGTTTTGCTGATGATCCTGTCAAG GGTGCTGagtccctccttcctctgctgAAGCTGGCTAAGGAGCGCATCCCAGAGCAGTACTGGAGCTCCACCCCACTGGTCCTGAAGGCCACTGCTGGGCTGCGGCTACTGCCTGATGAGAAGGCTGAGGCTCTTCTATTGGAG GTGAAGAAGGTGCTGTCCAATTCCGGTTTCCACACCACCGAGAACTCCGTTGGGATCATGGATGGCCGAGATGAGGGAATTTTCTCTTGGTTCACAGTGAATTATTTATTGG ACCGTATCACTGGGACACCCAAGGACACATTAGTGGCCTTGGACTTGGGTGGAGGTTCAACTCAGATCACCTTTGTGCCTATGGAGGATGACACTGTAAGAGGCACCCCAGCAGACTACCTTACAACCATCTCCCTTCTGCACAAGAATCTCAACCTTTATACTCACAG ttaccTGGGTCTGGGTCTGATGGCGGCACGCAAAGCCATCCTGGTACAGCACCGTGGTGAAGATGGCATCATACACTCACCTTGCGTCAACCCCATTGTGGACCATCAGTGGACCTATGGAGGGGAGACCTACACTATCAG AGGTCCTGAGGTGCCCAAGTACCAGGAGGTGCGAGGACAAGCAGGGCGGCTGAGTGAGAACCGTCCTGTTGCTGATTACAAGGAGTGTGTCAAGACCTGCATGGCCATCATCAAAGAACAG GTCCATGCACCCAAGGAACTCAAGGCAAGAGAAGTCATTGCCTTCAGTTACTTCTTCGATCGGGCAACAGAGAGAGGATTAATAG ATCCCTTCAAAGGAGGAGTTTTGACAATGCAGGAGTTGTTGAATGCAGCTACACAGA CCTGCAGCATCCCCAATGTGGAGCAGCCTCTTGCCTGCCTGGAcctcaccttcatcaccacttTGCTAACATCAGGTTATGGCCTCCAGGGAACCAACACTCTCAAG ctGTACAAGAGGATAGATAACCATGAAGTCAGCTGGGCCCTGGGTCTGGCCTTCCATGTGATAAATAATGGTATATAA